A single region of the Phalacrocorax carbo chromosome 4, bPhaCar2.1, whole genome shotgun sequence genome encodes:
- the NKX3-2 gene encoding homeobox protein Nkx-3.2, with the protein MAVRGGNALTPFSIQAILNKKEERARHAAGRPPPPGAAGGWRLCGPAASEGLPLPSPAAAAAVAARGRAPRTPAGWDSDSALSEDPEGERRSEEEGGAGSARPAEAAGGGRPAAEEEEEEEAPAPEAAERDAAGLSDSEMSAAVSDRSPPEEEDGAGKCGKLLPGEEEAAAPKPRKKRSRAAFSHAQVFELERRFNHQRYLSGPERADLAASLKLTETQVKIWFQNRRYKTKRRQMAADLLAAAPAAKKVAVKVLVRDDQRQYHPGEVLRPPSLLSLQPSYYYPYYCLPGWALSTCAAAAGTQ; encoded by the exons ATGGCCGTCCGCGGCGGCAACGCCCTGACGCCTTTCTCCATCCAGGCCATCCTCAACAAGAAGGAGGAGCGCGCCCGCcacgcggcggggcggccgccgcccccgggaGCGGCCGGCGGCTGGCGGCTGTGCGGGCCCGCCGCCTCCGAGGGCCTGCCGCTCCcctcgcccgccgccgccgccgccgtcgccgcccgcggccgggccccgcggACGCCGGCGGGCTGGGACTCGGACTCGGCGCTCAGCGAGGACCCCGAGGGCGAGCGGCGCTCCGAGGAGGAGGGCGGCGCTGgcagcgcccgccccgccgaggccgcgggcggggggcggccggccgccgaggaggaggaggaggaggaggcgccGGCCCCGGAGGCGGCGGAGCGGGACGCCGCCGGCCTCAGCGACAGCGAGATGTCGGCCGCCGTCTCAG ATCGGAGCCCgccggaggaggaggacggaGCGGGCAAGTGCGGGAAGCTGCtgccgggggaggaggaggcggcggcgccgAAGCCGCGGAAGAAGCGCTCCCGCGCAGCCTTTTCCCACGCACAGGTCTTCGAGCTGGAGCGGCGCTTCAACCACCAGCGGTACCTGTCGGGGCCCGAGCGGGCCGACCTGGCCGCTTCGCTGAAGCTCACCGAGACGCAGGTGAAGATCTGGTTCCAGAACCGGCGCTACAAGACCAAGCGGCGGCAGATGGCCGCCGACCTGCtggccgccgcccccgccgccaaAAAGGTGGCCGTCAAGGTGCTGGTGCGCGACGACCAGAGACAGTACCACCCTGGCGAGGTGCTGCGGCCGCCCTCGCTGCTCTCCCTCCAGCCATCCTACTACTACCCCTACTACTGCCTGCCCGGGTGGGCTCTGTCCACCTGCGCCGCAGCCGCCGGCACCCAGTGA